In Takifugu flavidus isolate HTHZ2018 chromosome 13, ASM371156v2, whole genome shotgun sequence, the following are encoded in one genomic region:
- the grm3 gene encoding metabotropic glutamate receptor 3, which translates to MVARVPGLFLFIMCQSILVSVGESPPSRREIRIEGDLVLGGLFPVHEKGGGVDECGRINEDRGIQRLEAMLFAIDRINSDPMLLPGVSLGVHILDTCSRDTYALEQALEFVRASLTKVDDTEFICPDGSYALQEDSPLAIAGVIGGSFSSVSIQVANLLRLFQIPQISYASTSAKLSDKTRYDYFARTVPPDFYQAKAMAEILRYFNWTYVSTVASEGDYGETGIEAFEQEARMRNICIATSEKVGRSNAKKSYEAVIRQLLQKPNAHVAVLFLRSDDARELLAAAARLNTSFIWVASDGWGAQESIVKGNEVTAEGAITLELAANPVPDFNRYFLSLKPSKNHRNPWFREFWEQRFQCSLGGGGGGGVGLGEKPLPPCDKDLQMDKSKFEPESKIMFVVNAVYAMAAALHNMQRSLCFNTTKMCDSMKPLDGRRLYRDFILNVSFTAPFAPAGSETVVKFDSQGDGIGRYNIFSYQRTADRYVYVPVGEWAETLSLSGDLIRWPREAPPTSQCSDPCERNEMKKMQAGEYCCWICTACEPHEYLADEFTCSPCAPGQWPTDDLSSCYDLPEEYIMWEDAWAIGPISIACVGFMCTGLVIWVFIRHNHTPLVKASGRELCYILLSGVFMSYAMTFLFLAKPSPAICALRRLGLGTSFAVCYSALFTKTNRIARIFSGVKDGAGAARPRFISPSSQVFICLSLISVQLVMVSVWLLLEVPGTRRFTLPERRQTVILKCNVRDSSMLLSLGYDVFLVILCTVYAFKTRKCPENFNEAKFIGFTMYTTCIIWLAFLPIFYVTSSDYRVQTTTMCISVSLSGFVVLGCMFAPKVHIIMFQPQKNVTNHRLNLNRFSVSGAATTYASHASVSAPPVPTVCNGREIVDSTTSSL; encoded by the exons ATGGTGGCCCGTGTCCCCGGCCTATTCCTGTTTATAATGTGTCAGAGCATATTGGTCTCTGTCGGAGAGTCACCTCCATCCCGCCGAGAGATCCGCATCGAGGGGGATCTGGTGCTCGGCGGTCTGTTCCCAGTGCACGAAAAAGGAGGTGGGGTGGACGAATGTGGGCGTATCAATGAAGACAGAGGTATCCAGAGGCTGGAGGCCATGCTGTTCGCCATAGACAGAATCAACAGTGACCCTATGTTGCTGCCTGGGGTCTCCCTTGGGGTCCATATTCTGGACACCTGTTCACGGGACACCTATGCCCTGGAGCAG GCACTGGAATTTGTGAGAGCTTCCCTCACCAAGGTGGATGACACAGAATTCATCTGTCCAGACGGCTCATACGCTCTACAGGAAGACAGCCCACTGGCAATAGCTGGAGTCATCGGTGGGTCCTTCAGCAGCGTTTCCATACAG GTTGCCAATCTTCTCAGACTTTTTCAAATTCCTCAGATAAGCTACGCCTCAACCAGCGCCAAGCTTAGCGACAAGACCCGCTACGACTACTTTGCTCGCACGGTGCCCCCGGACTTCTATCAGGCCAAAGCTATGGCTGAGATTCTTAGGTACTTTAACTGGACGTATGTATCCACTGTTGCATCGGAAGGTGACTACGGTGAGACTGGCATAGAGGCCTTTGAACAAGAGGCACGAATGAGGAACATCTGTATTGCTACTTCAGAGAAG GTGGGGCGATCCAATGCTAAGAAGTCCTATGAAGCTGTGATCCgccagctcctccagaagccCAATGCCCATGTGgccgtcctcttcctccgcaGCGACGACGCCAGAGAGCTGCTGGCAGCTGCCGCTAGGCTCAACACCTCCTTCATCTGGGTGGCCAGCGACGGATGGGGCGCCCAGGAAAGCATCGTCAAGGGAAATGAAGTCACTGCCGAAGGGGCTATCACGCTTGAGTTAGCGGCCAATCCCGTACCAGATTTCAACCGATATTTCCTAAGCCTGAAACCGAGCAAAAACCACCGCAATCCCTGGTTCAGAGAGTTCTGGGAGCAGCGGTTCCAGTGTTCCttgggtggtggaggagggggaggtgttGGACTGGGAGAGAAGCCTCTCCCCCCGTGTGACAAGGACTTGCAAATGGACAAGTCAAAGTTTGAGCCTGAGTCCAAGATCATGTTCGTGGTAAACGCCGTGTATGCCATGGCCGCCGCCCTCCACAACATGCAGCGAAGTTTGTGCTTCAACACCACTAAGATGTGCGACAGCATGAAGCCGCTGGACGGTCGCAGACTGTACCGGGATTTCATCCTTAATGTCAGTTTCACAG CCCCGTTTGCACCAGCAGGCAGCGAGACGGTGGTGAAGTTCGATTCCCAGGGCGATGGCATTGGACGGTACAACATCTTCAGCTACCAGCGCACTGCCGACCGCTATGTCTACGTGCCGGTGGGGGAGTGGGCGGAGACTCTGAGTCTCAGCGGTGATCTGATTCGCTGGCCCAGAGAGGCGCCGCCCACTTCGCAGTGCAGCGACCCCTGTGAACGCAATGAGATGAAGAAAATGCAAGCAG GAGAGTACTGCTGCTGGATCTGTACAGCCTGCGAGCCTCACGAATACCTAGCTGACGAATTCACGTGTTCGCCGTGCGCTCCTGGCCAGTGGCCCACTGACGACCTGTCATCGTGTTATGATCTTCCAGAGGAATATATAATGTGGGAAGATGCCTGGGCCATTGGTCCAATCAGCATTGCCTGTGTAGG GTTCATGTGCACGGGCCTGGTTATCTGGGTGTTTATCAGACACAATCACACACCCCTGGTGAAAGCATCTGGCAGAGAGCTATGCTACATTCTTCTGTCAGGAGTCTTCATGTCCTACGCCATGACATTTCTCTTCTTGGCGAAACCCTCGCCTGCTATCTGCGCCCTGCGGAGGCTGGGCCTGGGCACGTCATTCGCCGTCTGCTACTCCGCCCTCTTCACCAAAACCAACAGAATCGCCAGGATTTTCAGCGGCGTGAAAGACGGGGCGGGGGCAGCCAGGCCGCGCTTCATCAGCCCGTCTTCTCAG GTGTTCATTTGTCTGAGTTTAATCTCCGTCCAGTTAGTGATGGTGTCGGTGTGGCTCTTGTTGGAGGTGCCGGGGACGCGGCGCTTCACGCTACCAGAACGTCGGCAGACCGTGATCCTCAAGTGTAACGTGCGGGACTCCAGCATGTTGCTTTCACTGGGCTATGATGTGTTCCTGGTCATTCTGTGTACTGT GTATGCCTTCAAGACCAGGAAGTGCCCTGAGAATTTCAATGAGGCCAAGTTTATCGGATTCACCATGTACACCACCTGCATCATTTGGCTGGCGTTTCTTCCCATCTTCTACGTCACATCCAGCGACTACAGG